In Acidimicrobiia bacterium, the genomic stretch GCAGCAAGACACCATAGGCAATGTCGCCGAGCATCATGCCGAAAAACAGCGGCAGGAACACCATCATGAGCGTGGTGGGGTCGAGGCTGCCGTATCGGGGCATGGACAGCAGACTGACCAACGCCTCAAAGGGCCGAACGGCGTCACGATTCTGCAGGAGTATCGGCGGTTCTTCGTCGTCTCCAATCGGAGCCAGCTCGACAATCACCTCTCCCTGGCCAACGGAAGCGACCACCCGCCGGACCTCCTCAAGTCGGGGTACGGGAACCCAGCCTGACAGCACAAAGGTCTGCGGGGTGGCACCCAAATGGCGAATGGCGCTCAGCTGACCAAGGCGTTGGGTGACGTCGGACCGAGCTGTCACCCAGGCACCCCGGGACCTCATGACGGCGGTGATCTTGTCCTCAATCGTGGCCATCTCAACCGGTAGATCGGATAGCCGCCGTTCCATGAGGGTGATTGCCTGTCGGAATGGGACCGATTCGTACTCATGAGGAAGACGAACCCGGTTGACCTGCTTTCGACCCAATATGGCCTGAACCTCGGCGGCGGACTTCTTGGGCGTGACGATCACTGCTCCCACCGTATCCGTGTCAACCTGATCGGAAATGATCTCAAAATTGCCCTCCAACACCTCATCGAGGGCGACGCTGAGGTCACCGAGCACCGATGCATGCCGGGCATCAAGGATTACCGCGTCGGTGTCATAACTCTCCAGTTCCGTGAGTTCGGGCACCAGAGGGAGAAGTCGTTTCAGCGACTGCACATGCCGGGGAAGCGTGCTGATCTCGAGCTGGCGCTCCTCAAGCGAACGGGCCAGAGACTCGATCTCAGGTGCAGTCGTTTCAAGATCGGAACGGATGAGCGCCAGATCGACCGGAGCGGTGTCGGCGGGTGGCGGATCGGAGCTAAGCGCCAAAAGCGCGTCCAATCGTGCCCGGAGATAGCGGAGTTCCTCGATCTCCTGAACCTGTTCGTCATCGGCCGTCAGTGGCGGGAGGGTGATCGACGAGTCATCGGTCACGTCGATCAGCTGGACTGCAGACAGAAGATGGAGGGCTTCAAGGGTCGGGTGAAGTCGTCTCCGATGTCCGATCACGTGAACCTTGGTCATGGGGACGAGCATCGCCTACTCCGTCCTGGGAAGGATTGCATCGAGCATTGCCTCAACGAGCCGATCCAATTCAGGTTCGATTCGGGTCCGCAGGCTACGGATGCGGCCGTCGAGAGTTTGGGCGAGGTCGGCTGCGCGGGATTCGGCTTGGGTGATCGCCCGGGCGTAGCGTTCGTCGGCGACCACCTTCCCACGTTGTCTGGCATGTTC encodes the following:
- a CDS encoding V-type ATP synthase subunit I, coding for MLVPMTKVHVIGHRRRLHPTLEALHLLSAVQLIDVTDDSSITLPPLTADDEQVQEIEELRYLRARLDALLALSSDPPPADTAPVDLALIRSDLETTAPEIESLARSLEERQLEISTLPRHVQSLKRLLPLVPELTELESYDTDAVILDARHASVLGDLSVALDEVLEGNFEIISDQVDTDTVGAVIVTPKKSAAEVQAILGRKQVNRVRLPHEYESVPFRQAITLMERRLSDLPVEMATIEDKITAVMRSRGAWVTARSDVTQRLGQLSAIRHLGATPQTFVLSGWVPVPRLEEVRRVVASVGQGEVIVELAPIGDDEEPPILLQNRDAVRPFEALVSLLSMPRYGSLDPTTLMMVFLPLFFGMMLGDIAYGVLLLAMALYLRHRLRVTSPSAAEFLKIFVLGAGWTIVWGVIYGEFLGDLGRRWLGLEPVWINREEAIEPLLIFALAVGVAHITLGLVLGIWTAAHRHDRKKLSTSVGTLLALIGLFGITGVAVGQLPDGWMTPAVATIVVGTVLMIALEGPMGLITGPLELLGLVGNVLSYLRIAAIGIASVYLARVANELGSLGPLWFGIIVAALFHALNLALGVFSPSVQALRLHYVEFFGKFYEGGGTAFVPFGSLDRKE